In a single window of the Methanofollis ethanolicus genome:
- a CDS encoding Fic family protein: protein MPLRPGDWTTLLLDRFTMYLAEPLTVDVARGATEQVTEQVRRFLLCLEAGPRGRREAMYCPGLSHRPTFLYDYLQPAMPAGPGQTRKYRMTPKGRAVVATGK from the coding sequence ATGCCATTGAGACCCGGGGACTGGACGACACTCCTCCTTGACCGCTTCACCATGTACCTGGCAGAGCCCCTGACCGTTGACGTCGCCAGGGGAGCAACCGAACAGGTAACCGAACAGGTACGACGGTTTCTCCTCTGCCTGGAGGCAGGACCGCGGGGACGGCGAGAAGCCATGTACTGCCCTGGCCTGAGTCACCGCCCCACATTCCTGTACGATTATCTGCAGCCTGCGATGCCGGCAGGACCCGGCCAGACACGGAAATACCGGATGACGCCGAAGGGCAGGGCGGTGGTGGCCACAGGAAAGTGA
- a CDS encoding GIY-YIG nuclease family protein: protein MSMGADDVVYIGQSANLKARLSTHAQKDWGGIEAAYSYVVCPAAILPHQLKEWENDLIAGYYWEMKRAPVYQFANR, encoded by the coding sequence ATGAGCATGGGGGCTGACGATGTGGTCTATATCGGGCAGTCGGCGAACCTGAAAGCACGGCTGTCCACCCATGCACAGAAGGACTGGGGCGGGATCGAGGCGGCGTATTCGTATGTTGTCTGCCCTGCGGCTATCCTCCCTCACCAGTTGAAGGAGTGGGAGAACGACCTCATCGCCGGGTACTATTGGGAGATGAAGCGGGCGCCGGTGTACCAGTTCGCCAACCGGTGA
- a CDS encoding ABC transporter ATP-binding protein: protein MRDTLGRGIAFMREVLAAPQKTEFRYRDLRFFLRYAKPIRRLGAASLLGTLVLVGLRAVIPLSGKVFLDYLVPGAGAPPPAFPVPLSLPTLLLAMLVLGAAVGVLGLVQTYLLVRFREEYTFGLQADLFDHVLRFPLSYFKSGQTGYLMSRISGDVGVMQYLFSQFLPQIISNVFYVAFSVVILYALSARLTVLLIVFTPLFLIANLLFLGRIRTVTYQEREREAHVSRDLQEVLAGIETVKAHAAEEREVGRVVATLRGVVRMRVRNAMLASLSGQSLLGTEFLLLLAVVWVGGQEVIEGAMTIGGFVAYIAYIVTFSAAARTFFSLPVVLQPVVTSAERLREIFGTEEEAGGLVPDAVEGRIAFEGVSFSYPDGTEVLRDVSFTVGPGEVVALVGRTGAGKTTLINLVLAYYAPTAGTVTLDSRDLADLDPRWVRGQVSVVSQDLFLFHTSVEENIRYGRPEAGREDIVAAARKAQVHDEVLGLPQGYETVVGERGMQLSTGQRQRIAVARAFLRDSTILVLDEPTSALDALTEERLQASLADLAEGRTVVLITHRTSLLALADRVYAIEDGRLVERAAAGEAA from the coding sequence ATGAGAGACACCCTGGGCCGCGGCATCGCCTTTATGCGGGAGGTCCTCGCCGCCCCGCAGAAGACGGAGTTTCGGTACCGCGACCTCCGCTTCTTCCTCAGGTACGCAAAGCCCATCCGGAGACTCGGGGCCGCAAGCCTCCTCGGCACCCTCGTCCTCGTCGGCCTGCGGGCGGTCATCCCCCTCTCCGGCAAGGTCTTCCTGGACTACCTGGTGCCGGGCGCCGGCGCCCCTCCACCCGCGTTCCCGGTCCCCCTCTCCCTCCCGACCCTCCTCCTGGCGATGCTCGTCCTCGGCGCCGCCGTCGGGGTGCTCGGCCTCGTCCAGACCTATCTCCTGGTGCGGTTCAGGGAGGAGTACACCTTCGGCCTCCAGGCCGACCTCTTCGACCACGTCCTCCGCTTCCCCCTCTCCTACTTCAAATCCGGCCAGACCGGATACCTGATGTCCCGCATCTCCGGCGACGTCGGGGTCATGCAGTACCTCTTCTCCCAGTTCCTCCCCCAGATCATCTCGAACGTCTTCTACGTCGCCTTCTCCGTGGTCATCCTCTACGCCCTCAGCGCCAGGCTGACCGTCCTCCTCATCGTCTTCACGCCCCTCTTCCTCATCGCAAACCTCCTCTTCCTGGGTCGGATCCGCACCGTCACCTACCAGGAGAGGGAGAGGGAGGCCCATGTCTCGCGGGACCTGCAGGAGGTGCTCGCGGGCATCGAGACGGTGAAGGCCCATGCCGCCGAGGAGAGGGAGGTCGGGCGGGTGGTGGCGACCCTGCGGGGCGTGGTCAGGATGCGGGTCAGGAACGCGATGCTCGCCTCCCTCTCCGGCCAGTCCCTCCTCGGCACCGAGTTCCTCCTCCTCCTCGCCGTCGTCTGGGTCGGCGGGCAGGAGGTCATCGAAGGGGCGATGACGATCGGCGGCTTTGTGGCGTATATCGCGTATATCGTGACCTTCTCGGCGGCCGCACGGACGTTCTTCTCCCTCCCGGTCGTCCTCCAGCCCGTCGTCACCTCGGCAGAAAGGCTCCGCGAGATCTTCGGGACCGAGGAGGAGGCGGGCGGACTCGTGCCCGACGCCGTCGAGGGGAGGATCGCCTTCGAGGGCGTCTCCTTCTCGTACCCCGACGGCACGGAGGTGTTGCGTGACGTCAGCTTCACCGTCGGGCCGGGCGAGGTCGTCGCTCTCGTGGGGCGGACCGGCGCCGGGAAGACGACCCTGATCAACCTGGTCCTGGCGTATTATGCCCCGACGGCCGGCACGGTCACCCTGGACAGCCGCGACCTCGCAGACCTCGACCCCCGCTGGGTGCGGGGCCAGGTCTCCGTCGTCTCGCAGGACCTCTTCCTCTTCCACACCTCTGTCGAGGAGAATATCAGGTACGGGAGGCCCGAGGCCGGGAGAGAGGACATCGTTGCGGCCGCACGGAAGGCGCAGGTCCACGACGAGGTCCTGGGACTCCCGCAGGGCTACGAGACTGTCGTCGGGGAGAGGGGGATGCAGCTCTCGACCGGGCAGAGGCAGAGGATCGCGGTGGCGCGGGCGTTCCTCCGGGACAGCACGATCCTGGTCCTGGACGAACCGACCTCTGCCCTCGACGCCCTGACCGAGGAGAGACTGCAGGCGTCCCTTGCCGACCTGGCGGAGGGCAGGACGGTGGTGCTGATCACGCACCGGACATCCCTGCTCGCCCTCGCCGACCGGGTGTACGCGATCGAGGACGGCCGCCTGGTGGAGAGGGCCGCGGCCGGCGAGGCGGCGTGA